The Campylobacter concisus genome has a window encoding:
- a CDS encoding response regulator transcription factor, whose amino-acid sequence MQEYDILDVLSNKKVLCLEDEEAILRNICASLELFFAEVKGVTDGFDALELAMSGAYDVLVLDISVPNIDGLEIAKKVRAINQKIPIVILSSHVEQEYLWRAVELKITRYLAKPYDKKSFVKALEDVAFELVGRTPTIRLNDELEYDFGKKALYVNGEISHLSKSESKLLEYFLNNKNQTITYEQIFDYIWDYEQPTKEAIKTIVKELRRKLGKDVIKNLYGVGYLCEI is encoded by the coding sequence ATGCAAGAGTATGATATTTTAGATGTTTTATCAAACAAAAAGGTCCTTTGCTTAGAGGATGAAGAGGCGATTTTGCGAAATATCTGCGCCTCGCTGGAGCTCTTTTTCGCAGAGGTTAAAGGCGTTACAGACGGCTTTGATGCGCTTGAGCTTGCTATGAGCGGGGCGTATGACGTGCTAGTGCTTGATATCAGCGTGCCAAATATTGATGGTCTTGAGATCGCTAAAAAAGTAAGAGCTATCAATCAAAAAATCCCTATCGTGATATTATCTAGCCACGTCGAGCAAGAGTATCTGTGGCGAGCAGTTGAGCTAAAGATCACAAGATATCTTGCAAAACCATACGATAAAAAATCTTTTGTTAAAGCGCTTGAAGATGTGGCGTTTGAGCTAGTTGGACGCACACCAACTATCAGGCTAAATGACGAGCTTGAGTATGATTTTGGCAAAAAAGCGCTTTATGTAAATGGCGAAATTTCTCATCTAAGCAAGAGCGAGAGCAAGCTTTTGGAGTACTTTTTAAACAACAAAAACCAAACTATCACTTATGAACAAATTTTTGACTACATCTGGGACTACGAGCAGCCGACAAAAGAGGCGATAAAGACGATCGTAAAAGAGCTTAGAAGAAAGCTAGGCAAAGATGTGATCAAAAATTTATACGGCGTGGGCTATCTTTGTGAGATATAA